From the genome of Pseudomonas hamedanensis:
TTGCATGAACTCGATCAACAACTCATCGCATTGAATGCCTCGCCCGGTGGCGCCGCCGACTTGCTCGCCGCCACGCTGCTGCTCGATCGCATCGAGCGCGACGGCATTGTTCAGGGAGCGTATTGATGGAAAGCCTATCGTTTGAATTCCCCGCCGGGCAGCCGCCACGTGGGCGTGCGCTGGTCGGTTGTGTCGGCTCGGGTGATCTGGAAGTGCTGATCGAACCGGGCCTGGCCGGCAAGTTGACCATCAACGTGCAGACTTCGGTCAACGGCGCACAGCAGCGCTGGCAGCACCTGTTTGCACGGATGTTCGACGGCACTACGCCGCCGGCGATGGCCATCGACATCCACGATTTCGGCGCGACGCCGGGGGTGGTGCGCTTGCGTCTGGAACAGGGTTTCGAGGAGATCGGCCATGACTGACAGCGCAGCGCTGCTCAACAAACACAGCTTCGTCGAACTCGGCGCGCGGCAACGGGCGAAAGCCTTGCTCGACGCCGGGACCTTTCGCGAATTGCTCGATCCGTTTCAACGGGTGATGTCGCCATGGCTTGAACGCCAGGGCGTGGTTCCGCAGGCCGACGACGGCGTGGTGATCGCCAAGGGCAGTCTCGACGGTTTGCCGGTGGTGATCGCCGCGATTGAAGGCGCTTTTCAGGGTGGCAGCCTTGGCGAAGTCGGCGGGGCGAAGATCGCCGGTGCGCTGGAACTGGCCGCCGAAGACAATCGCAACGGCATCCCGACCCGCGCGGTGTTACTGCTGGAAACCGGTGGCGTGCGTTTGCAGGAAGCCAACCTCGGGCTGGCGGCGATTGCCGATATTCATGCAGCGATCGTCGATTTGCAGCAATACCAGCCGGTGGTCGGTGTGGTCGCGGGCAGTGTCGGTTGCTTTGGCGGCATGTCGATTGCGGCGGCGCTGTGCAGTTATTTGCTGGTGACCCAGGAAGCACGTCTCGGCTTGAACGGCCCGCAAGTGATCGAGCAGGAAGCCGGGATCGAAGAGTACGACTCCCGCGACAGGCCATTCATCTGGAGCCTGACCGGTGGCGAACAGCGCTTCAACAGCGGTCTGGTGGATCGTTATGTCGGCGATGACGTGGCGCAGATTCGTCAGCAGGTCGGCGAACTGCTCCAGCAAGGCTTGCCGGCGCAGCCGCGCAGTCAACGCGCCGAATGGTTTCTGCAACGCCTCGGCAGTTTGAACACTGACCGGCAAATCGAACCGGCGGTGGTTCGCGATCTGTATCAAGGAGAGCGCTCATGAGCGGTTATTCACTGCGCGGTTTGCACTGGTTCAACGCCTTGAGCGCTGGCGCCAGTGTCGTCGAAGGTTTGCCGCCCTCATTGAAGGTGGCCGATGCTGAGCTCGGGCGATTCATCGCTGTGGTCGCAGACCCGGACAATCGTTTTCCCCGCGCCCGGAACGGTGAGGTCGGTTTGCTCGAAGGCTGGGGTCTGGCCAAGGCTGTGGATGACGCAATCAGCGCCGACCGCGACAACCCGAAGAAGCGCCCGATCATCGCCATCGTCGATGTGCCGAGCCAAGCCTATGGTCGGCGCGAAGAGGCCCTCGGCATTCATCAGGCGCTGGCCGGCGCGGCGGACAGTTATGCCCGTGCCCGGTTGGCTGGGCATCCGGTGATTGCGCTGTTGGTGGGCAAGGCCATGTCGGGTGCGTTTTTGGCTCACGGTTATCAGGCCAATCGCTTGATTGCTTTGCGCGACCCCGGCGTGATGGTGCACGCGATGGGCAAGGCCTCGGCGGCGCGGGTGACGTTGCGCAGCGTTGAGGAACTGGAAGCGCTGGCCGCCAGCGTGCCGCCGATGGCCTACGACATCGACAGCTACGCCAGCCTCGGTCTGCTCTGGGAAACCCTTTCGGTGCAGCAGATCGAACAGCCGACGGCGGAAGATCTGGCACGGGTGGTCGAGTGCCTGAAACAAGCGATCAGCGATGTCACCAGTACCGATTTGAAAGGGCGCCTTGGTGCGAGTAACCGCGCAGCTTCCAGCCGTGTCCGCGAATTGCTGAGGGCGCAGTGGTG
Proteins encoded in this window:
- a CDS encoding malonate decarboxylase subunit delta, coding for MESLSFEFPAGQPPRGRALVGCVGSGDLEVLIEPGLAGKLTINVQTSVNGAQQRWQHLFARMFDGTTPPAMAIDIHDFGATPGVVRLRLEQGFEEIGHD
- the mdcE gene encoding biotin-independent malonate decarboxylase subunit gamma is translated as MSGYSLRGLHWFNALSAGASVVEGLPPSLKVADAELGRFIAVVADPDNRFPRARNGEVGLLEGWGLAKAVDDAISADRDNPKKRPIIAIVDVPSQAYGRREEALGIHQALAGAADSYARARLAGHPVIALLVGKAMSGAFLAHGYQANRLIALRDPGVMVHAMGKASAARVTLRSVEELEALAASVPPMAYDIDSYASLGLLWETLSVQQIEQPTAEDLARVVECLKQAISDVTSTDLKGRLGASNRAASSRVRELLRAQW
- a CDS encoding biotin-independent malonate decarboxylase subunit beta, encoding MTDSAALLNKHSFVELGARQRAKALLDAGTFRELLDPFQRVMSPWLERQGVVPQADDGVVIAKGSLDGLPVVIAAIEGAFQGGSLGEVGGAKIAGALELAAEDNRNGIPTRAVLLLETGGVRLQEANLGLAAIADIHAAIVDLQQYQPVVGVVAGSVGCFGGMSIAAALCSYLLVTQEARLGLNGPQVIEQEAGIEEYDSRDRPFIWSLTGGEQRFNSGLVDRYVGDDVAQIRQQVGELLQQGLPAQPRSQRAEWFLQRLGSLNTDRQIEPAVVRDLYQGERS